A stretch of the Vigna radiata var. radiata cultivar VC1973A chromosome 9, Vradiata_ver6, whole genome shotgun sequence genome encodes the following:
- the LOC106773719 gene encoding metallothionein-like protein type 2: protein MSCCSGKCGCGSSCGCGSNCGGCKMYPDLSYAEKSTTEILVLGVAPVKAHIDGVEMGVAAENSGCKCGSNCTCDPCNCK from the exons ATGTCTTGCTGCAGTGGTAAATGTGGGTGCGGTAGCAGCTGCGGTTGTGGCAGCAACTGTGGGGG TTGCAAGATGTACCCGGATTTGAGCTATGCAGAGAAATCAACCACAGAGATTCTTGTTTTGGGTGTTGCACCTGTGAAGGCCCACATCGATGGTGTTGAAATGGGTGTTGCAGCTGAGAACAGTGGTTGCAAGTGTGGATCAAACTGCACCTGTGACCCTTGCAACTGTAAGTGA